In the genome of Arthrobacter alpinus, the window CGGGGGTTGCTTGGGTGCGCTCGTGCGGCGCGGATGCCTGCGTTTAGGGCGCTGGCAATGCCACTGTTGCGTCTCATCCTCACAACAGTGGCACCCAAGTTCTCCAACCGACCCAAGATCTCACTCGTATCCTGGGGACTTCCGTCGTCGACTGCAACCACGTGCCCGACCTGTTCAATGAGAGCAGCACAATTACTCACGGCTTCGTCGTTCGGGTTGTAGAGGGAGATGACGGCCGTGACCGGACTTTTAATTTGCATGCGGGCAGTGGTGTTAGGCCGGCTGGACGTCGGGCTGGGCGTCAATCCAATTCGCCAACAGATCAATACCTTGGGCCAGGTTGTAACGCGGAGTCCAGCCTAAAACGCGTTCCGCATCGGTTACATCGGCCCAGGCATGGCGAACGTCCCCCTGACGGTATTGTCCGGTGACGTGGGGTGCCGGTGCCTTGTAGTGCTTAGCGATCAACTCAGCCGCCGTTCCGATGGTCTGGAACTCGCCCGATCCGATATCCATGGGCTCGTCTTGGACGGAGGAGGACAACGCACCTGCGACGATTGCAGAGGCAACATCGTCGATCAAAATGAAGTCGCGGCGAACATCACCATCTTCGTAAAGGGGAATGGACTTTCCGCCCATGGCCATCCGGCAGAAGAGGCTCATGATTCCGGTGTACGGATTAATCAACGATTGTCCCGGACCGTACACGTTTTGCAGGCGCAAGATGACTGTCTCAACACCGAAGGACTTTGCCCATGCCTGGATGATGTTTTCTTGGGCGAGCTTGGTACCGCCGTAGACACTTACCGGTGCCGGGAACGTGCTGGCAGCCTTCATGGCGAGAGGTTTGGCGTCTGGGAAGTCCCATTGCTGGGCGTCGAGGGTGGCACTGGTGCGCTGGCCCGGGTAGAACATGCTGCCATCGTTTTGGACCCAAGCGCCCTCTCCGTAGACAGCGCGGCTTGACGAAAGG includes:
- a CDS encoding NAD-dependent epimerase/dehydratase family protein, producing the protein MTITPTSSDNRGTVLVTGGAGFIGCAISAALVEAFDRVVVVDNLHPQIHASGQRPAELAAGVELIIGDVAEAQTWDTVLATVTPDVVIHLAAETGTAQSLNESTRHAHVNVVGTTQLLDGLSRHGKLPRRIVLSSSRAVYGEGAWVQNDGSMFYPGQRTSATLDAQQWDFPDAKPLAMKAASTFPAPVSVYGGTKLAQENIIQAWAKSFGVETVILRLQNVYGPGQSLINPYTGIMSLFCRMAMGGKSIPLYEDGDVRRDFILIDDVASAIVAGALSSSVQDEPMDIGSGEFQTIGTAAELIAKHYKAPAPHVTGQYRQGDVRHAWADVTDAERVLGWTPRYNLAQGIDLLANWIDAQPDVQPA